Proteins from one Megalops cyprinoides isolate fMegCyp1 chromosome 11, fMegCyp1.pri, whole genome shotgun sequence genomic window:
- the tab3 gene encoding TGF-beta-activated kinase 1 and MAP3K7-binding protein 3: MAQGGPQLDYQILQDLKQRFPEIPEGVVSQCLLQNNNNLDVCCHLLAQESNRYLYGEYHSSEEGRLSRNHMLHINLGYPPSEGGNANGVGRTLVHSSSDGHIEPQRSGAGAKQPQMVFPEPHSAPAAMAPSPGYNPFFMNEQGRSAGTPPPHPAPTYSPVPRYTMNPITVTLSQNIPPAPQALQIPGCPYGNSGNTLYIRPAPPQSPQPSPWSSPVVPVYQPSPYSSPYPSKQMAPQTVYHSPPPAQFPSPYSSPQHQIQQTSHVLLPISPPTYQQQQQAVSYLPYLKNQMEIPLEGPQRPPAPRPRSSSPAPGQQGAQRGQSSLYISTSPSPSSPSRGITLTGPQGTSFHPGMYIHQGPARPHPASSPQPGNSAYTFKIKVSPGRAQRPTESPTVETESILNMVDQGDHPAAPAPILPISVLPGNIASQINHMPRRSSSGSDDYAYTQALLLHQRARMERLVKELLLERQKLEQLKSDVNDMEYDLLQRRFHRVNSSSLIPRPEEMTRLRSLNRQLQIDIDCTLKETDLLQSRGKFDPKAMSNFYDNIQPGPVVPPKPVKKDAKPRARPVPQDEDFEGVQWNCESCTFLNHPALNRCEQCEMPRYT; encoded by the exons ATGGCGCAGGGGGGCCCTCAGCTGGACTACCAGATCCTGCAGGACCTGAAGCAGCGCTTCCCTGAGATCCCGGAGGGTGTGGTGTCTCAGTGCCTGCTGCAG aATAACAACAACCTGGATGtatgctgccacctgctggctcAGGAGAGTAACAGGTATCTGTATGGGGAGTACCACAGCTCGGAGGAGGGGCGACTGAGCCGGAACCACATGCTGCATATAAACCTGGGCTACCCACCTTCAGAGGGAGGCAACGCCAACGGGGTGGGGCGCACCCTGGTGCACAGCTCCAGTGATGGACACATTGAGCCTCAGAGGAGCGGGGCGGGCGCCAAGCAGCCCCAGATGGTGTTCCCCGAGCCCCACTCCGCCCCTGCAGCCATGGCCCCCTCCCCCGGGTACAACCCCTTCTTCATGAACGAGCAAGGCCGGTCCGCCGGCACCCCTCCCCCGCACCCCGCCCCCACGTACTCCCCCGTCCCGCGCTACACCATGAACCCCATCACGGTCACCCTGTCCCAGAACATTCCGCCCGCCCCCCAAGCCCTGCAGATCCCGGGCTGTCCCTACGGCAACAGCGGAAACACCCTCTACATCCGGCCCGCCCCTCCCCAAAGCCCGCAGCCCTCCCCCTGGTCCTCGCCGGTGGTGCCGGTGTACCAGCCCTCCCCGTACTCCTCTCCCTATCCCTCCAAACAGATGGCCCCCCAAACGGTCTACCACTCCCCCCCTCCCGCGCAGTTCCCCTCCCCCTACAGCTCGCCCCAGCACCAGATCCAGCAGACCTCGCACGTCCTCCTACCCATCAGCCCCCCTAcctaccagcagcagcagcaggccgtGTCCTACCTGCCCTACCTGAAGAACCAGATGGAGATCCCGCTGGAGGGGCCCCAGAgacccccagccccccgcccACGCAGCAGCTCCCCCGCacctggccagcagggggcgcagcGGGGGCAGAGCTCCCTCTACATCTCcaccagcccctcccccagctccccgTCCCGGGGGATCACCCTCACCGGGCCCCAGGGGACGTCCTTCCACCCGGGGATGTACATCCACCAGGGCCCCGCCCGGCCCCACCCGGCCTCCTCGCCTCAGCCGGGGAACTCCGCCTACACCTTTAAGATCAAAGTGTCCCCCGGCAGGGCGCAGCGCCCCACGGAGTCCCCCACGGTGGAAACGGAGTCCATCCTCAACATGGTGGATCAGGGGGACCACCCCGCCGCTCCCGCCCCCATCTTGCCCATCTCTGTGCTGCCCGGCAACATCGCCAGCCAGATCAACCACATGCCGCGCCGGTCCAGCTCCGGCTCCGATGACTACGCGTACACACAGG cGCTCCTGCTTCACCAGCGGGCCAGGATGGAGCGTCTCGTGAAGGAGCTGCTCTTGGAGAGACAGaagctggagcagctgaagagTGATGTCAACGACATGGAGTATGACCTTCTGCAGAGACGCTTCCACAGGGTCAACAGCTCCAGCCTCATCCCCCGG CCTGAGGAAATGACTCGATTGCGCAGCCTGAACAGACAGCTCCAAATCGATATTGACTGCACCTTGAAAGAGACTGACCTGCTCCAGTCCAGAG GGAAGTTTGACCCAAAAGCTATGAGCAACTTTTATGACAACATCCAGCCAGGGCCTGTGGTCCCACCCAAGCCTGTGAAAAAAG ACGCTAAACCCAGAGCGAGGCCCGTGCCCCAGGACGAGGATTTCGAAGGGGTGCAGTGGAACTGCGAGAGCTGCACCTTCCTCAACCATCCCGCCCTGAACCGCTGCGAGCAGTGCGAGATGCCCCGCTACACCTGA